A genomic stretch from Anas platyrhynchos isolate ZD024472 breed Pekin duck chromosome 25, IASCAAS_PekinDuck_T2T, whole genome shotgun sequence includes:
- the FOXRED1 gene encoding FAD-dependent oxidoreductase domain-containing protein 1 isoform X2, which produces MLRGRRALRALRGPGAGVVAGGRGGAAPGRPLRVAAPRSSDVFRELGPALSRLGQTLREQLPGSGGWEPQWSPQSCPPPEQADVVVVGGGVVGWAVAYWLKALENQQHGMRVLVVERDPTYSRASTVLSVGGIRQQFSLPENIRLSLFSAAFLRNINDYLWVPNEPPVDVQFQPSGYLFLASQRGAATLEAGMKLQREEGAKVALLSPSQLKAKFPWLNTEDVAVASYGLENEGWFDPWSLLTAFRRKAMSLGVLSCIGEAKSFIMPTEDEMPLMARDRVKCVNVRLPDSPEQQPVACAIVVIAAGAWSGELLATATASLPGGSLAPLPIQPRKRYVYMWHCPDGPGLECPFLIDTSGAYFRREGIAGNFLGGMSPPEGDEPDTGDLEVDHDFFQEQVWPRLAHRVPPFQTLKVRSSWAGYYDYNTFDQNGVLGRHPQLQNVFVVGGFSGHGLQQAPAAGRAAAELLLHGRCSTMDVGRLAPGRLLHGEPLREAAIV; this is translated from the exons ATGCTGCGCGGGAGGCGCGCGCTGCGGGCGCTGCGGGGCCCGGGCGCTGGGGTCGTggccggggggcgcgggggggcggCCCCCGGGAGGCCCCTGCGGGTCGCGGCCCCGCGGAGCTCCGACGTGTTCCGcg AGCTGGGGCCGGCGCTGTCCCGCCTGGGTCAGACGCTGCGGGAGCAGCTGCCCGGGTCGGGGGGCTGGGAGCCGCAATGGAGCCCCcagagctgcccccccccggagcAGGCAgacgtggtggtggtgggggggggcgtCGTGGGCTGGGCGGTCGCCTACTGGCTGAAGGCGCTGGAGAACCAGCAGCACGGCATGCgggtgctggtggtggagcGGGACCCCACG TATTCCCGGGCCTCCACCGTGCTGTCCGTGGGGGGCATCCGGCAGCAGTTCTCCCTGCCCGAAAACATCCGCCTGTCCCTCTTCTCCGCCGCCTTCCTCCGCAACATCAAT gACTACCTCTGGGTGCCCAACGAGCCCCCCGTTGACGTCCAGTTCCAGCCCTCGGGGTACCTCTTCCTGGCCTCCCAGCGAGGCGCCGCCACCCTGGAGGCCGGCATGAAGCTGCAGAG GGAGGAAGGTGCCAAGGTGGCCCTGCTGTCCCCCAGCCAGCTGAAGGCCAAGTTCCCTTGGCTCAACACGGAGGACGTGGCTGTGGCGTCCTACG gGCTGGAGAACGAGGGCTGGTTCGACCCCTGGTCCCTCCTCACCGCCTTCCGGAGGAAAGCCATGTCCCTGGGCGTCCTCAGCTGCATCGGGGAGGCAAAAT CATTCATCATGCCCACCGAGGACGAGATGCCGCTGATGGCACGGGACCGCGTGAAATGCGTCAAC gtGCGCCTGCCTGACAGCCCCGAGCAGCAGCCCGTCGCCTGTGCCATCGTCGTCATTGCCGCCGGCGCCTGGAGCGGGGAGCTGCTGGCCACGGCCACCGCCAGTCTGCCGGGGGGGTCCCTagcccccctccccatccagcCCAGGAAGAG GTACGTCTACATGTGGCACTGCCCCGACGGGCCGGGCCTGGAGTGCCCCTTCCTCATCGACACCTCGGGGGCCTATTTTCGGCGCGAGGGCATCGCTGGCAACTTCCTAGGGGGCATGAGCCCCCCCGAG GGGGACGAGCCGGACACAGGGGACCTGGAGGTGGACCACGACTTCTTCCAGGAGCAGGTCTGGCCGCGGCTGGCACACCGCGTGCCCCCCTTCCAGACGCTGAAG GTGAGGAGCTCCTGGGCCGGCTACTACGACTACAACACCTTCGACCAGAACGGGGTGCTGGGCCGGCACCCCCAGCTGCAGAACGTTTTTGTGGTGGGGGGGTTCAGCGGGCACGGGCTGCAGCAggcccccgccgccggccgcgcTGCCGCCGAGCTGCTCCTGCACGGCCGCTGCAGCACCATGGACGTGGGCAGGCTGGCGCCCGGCCGCCTGCTGCACGGGGAGCCCCTGCGCGAGGCGGCCATCGTCTGA
- the FOXRED1 gene encoding FAD-dependent oxidoreductase domain-containing protein 1 isoform X1: MLRGRRALRALRGPGAGVVAGGRGGAAPGRPLRVAAPRSSDVFRELGPALSRLGQTLREQLPGSGGWEPQWSPQSCPPPEQADVVVVGGGVVGWAVAYWLKALENQQHGMRVLVVERDPTYSRASTVLSVGGIRQQFSLPENIRLSLFSAAFLRNINVSLGGGTQRRGVSPPHLAHQAVCPSPPPQDYLWVPNEPPVDVQFQPSGYLFLASQRGAATLEAGMKLQREEGAKVALLSPSQLKAKFPWLNTEDVAVASYGLENEGWFDPWSLLTAFRRKAMSLGVLSCIGEAKSFIMPTEDEMPLMARDRVKCVNVRLPDSPEQQPVACAIVVIAAGAWSGELLATATASLPGGSLAPLPIQPRKRYVYMWHCPDGPGLECPFLIDTSGAYFRREGIAGNFLGGMSPPEGDEPDTGDLEVDHDFFQEQVWPRLAHRVPPFQTLKVRSSWAGYYDYNTFDQNGVLGRHPQLQNVFVVGGFSGHGLQQAPAAGRAAAELLLHGRCSTMDVGRLAPGRLLHGEPLREAAIV; the protein is encoded by the exons ATGCTGCGCGGGAGGCGCGCGCTGCGGGCGCTGCGGGGCCCGGGCGCTGGGGTCGTggccggggggcgcgggggggcggCCCCCGGGAGGCCCCTGCGGGTCGCGGCCCCGCGGAGCTCCGACGTGTTCCGcg AGCTGGGGCCGGCGCTGTCCCGCCTGGGTCAGACGCTGCGGGAGCAGCTGCCCGGGTCGGGGGGCTGGGAGCCGCAATGGAGCCCCcagagctgcccccccccggagcAGGCAgacgtggtggtggtgggggggggcgtCGTGGGCTGGGCGGTCGCCTACTGGCTGAAGGCGCTGGAGAACCAGCAGCACGGCATGCgggtgctggtggtggagcGGGACCCCACG TATTCCCGGGCCTCCACCGTGCTGTCCGTGGGGGGCATCCGGCAGCAGTTCTCCCTGCCCGAAAACATCCGCCTGTCCCTCTTCTCCGCCGCCTTCCTCCGCAACATCAATGTGAGTCTGGGGGGGGGAACACAGCGGAGGGGGGTCTCACCCCCACACCTCGCTCACCAGGCTGTGTgtccatccccacccccccaggACTACCTCTGGGTGCCCAACGAGCCCCCCGTTGACGTCCAGTTCCAGCCCTCGGGGTACCTCTTCCTGGCCTCCCAGCGAGGCGCCGCCACCCTGGAGGCCGGCATGAAGCTGCAGAG GGAGGAAGGTGCCAAGGTGGCCCTGCTGTCCCCCAGCCAGCTGAAGGCCAAGTTCCCTTGGCTCAACACGGAGGACGTGGCTGTGGCGTCCTACG gGCTGGAGAACGAGGGCTGGTTCGACCCCTGGTCCCTCCTCACCGCCTTCCGGAGGAAAGCCATGTCCCTGGGCGTCCTCAGCTGCATCGGGGAGGCAAAAT CATTCATCATGCCCACCGAGGACGAGATGCCGCTGATGGCACGGGACCGCGTGAAATGCGTCAAC gtGCGCCTGCCTGACAGCCCCGAGCAGCAGCCCGTCGCCTGTGCCATCGTCGTCATTGCCGCCGGCGCCTGGAGCGGGGAGCTGCTGGCCACGGCCACCGCCAGTCTGCCGGGGGGGTCCCTagcccccctccccatccagcCCAGGAAGAG GTACGTCTACATGTGGCACTGCCCCGACGGGCCGGGCCTGGAGTGCCCCTTCCTCATCGACACCTCGGGGGCCTATTTTCGGCGCGAGGGCATCGCTGGCAACTTCCTAGGGGGCATGAGCCCCCCCGAG GGGGACGAGCCGGACACAGGGGACCTGGAGGTGGACCACGACTTCTTCCAGGAGCAGGTCTGGCCGCGGCTGGCACACCGCGTGCCCCCCTTCCAGACGCTGAAG GTGAGGAGCTCCTGGGCCGGCTACTACGACTACAACACCTTCGACCAGAACGGGGTGCTGGGCCGGCACCCCCAGCTGCAGAACGTTTTTGTGGTGGGGGGGTTCAGCGGGCACGGGCTGCAGCAggcccccgccgccggccgcgcTGCCGCCGAGCTGCTCCTGCACGGCCGCTGCAGCACCATGGACGTGGGCAGGCTGGCGCCCGGCCGCCTGCTGCACGGGGAGCCCCTGCGCGAGGCGGCCATCGTCTGA